In uncultured Desulfovibrio sp., the sequence CGTGCCCTGATGAACAGGCCGCGCGCCTTTTCCAGCACGGCGGGCTTCAGATCGCGGTGTACCGTAAGCCTGGCCGTCGGCGGCAGGCCGCGCAGGAGTTTTTCAAACGCGCTGCAGAACACCGGGTCCTGCTCCATGCGCTGGCGCACGGCGGAGGGCAGCAGCAGAAGGCGCGCCACGTCCCGGGTGATCCCCCCCTGCAACGAACCGACCTGGCATTCCGTCTCCGCGCAGCAGGAGGTTTGCAGGCCCTTCGGCCCGGTGGCCAGCTTGAAGCGCTGTTCCAGGTCCAGCGACAGGCTCCGTGCCACGGTGGTCTTGCGACTGGAAAACATGGTCGTGTCGTGTATCAGGCCCGCAGAAGCACTGGCCATCAGCGATGCACGCCCCTTGAGGCTGAAGGTGGTGGTTTCACCCCAGGCATTCTGCTCCACCTGTCGCGTCATCTCGCCGGCAAGAGCCAGCGAGGCCGTGCCTGCCAGCGAGGCCACAGAACCGTGCCCCAGCGCTGTCTGAAACAGCGTCGAGGTAATGCCGGTGGACACATCGGCGGAAACGGTGCTGCCGTCGATGAAGCGTATCTGCGTGGCGGCCAGCAGTGTGGACATGTCGGGGCGCTCCGACGAATGCAGGTGCATCCCGGAATCCGGGCGCATGAAGACGTTGAGAAAGGCCTCGCAATCTCCGGCGCTGGAAAAGGTCAGGGCCAGGCCATGTTCGCTTCTGTGGCCTATGTTGCCGCCCACCACGGCCTTGCCAGCACTTCCGGGGATGCTGCTTTTCATGGTGGCCCCGATGGATGCGGCAAGCCCCCCCTTGAGCAGGACCTGATAGCAGCCCTGGCCCGCATTGCATACCGTGAGACTGTTATTGTGCATGAGCCGCAGGCGCAGGGAAAGCGGATGCGCCACGTTGACCCGGTTGATCAGCGAACCGGGCGTGGTGGTGGGCGTGAAGATGGCACCGGTATCCATGACCATGCCGCGCGTCCTGTCATAGACAAAGCCGCTGCCCGGAAGAGACGCCTCACGCATGAGCGCATGCACGCCTTCTGCCCGGCGGCGCGCGTCGGACAGAAGCGTGGTATTGATGAAGTCCCGTGTCCGCTTTCGGGCCGCAAGGCGGCTCAGGCCCTCGTCACGCCATTCCCGCTTCATGGCCTCCACGCTTTCCCTGCCGGCAAAGTCCAGCGACGTTCTGCCGGCAGCGCGGCGCAGTGCCTTTTGGTCCAGGGTGCCATCGGCCTTTGTCAGCGAGATCAGCGTGAGCCTGATGAACTGCTTCGTCAGGCCGGCATCCACGGGCAGCCCCCAGGTTCTGAGCTGCTCGCGCACGGCGCGTCCGGTTTGCGGATCACGGATGCTGAACAGACTGACGGGCTGCTGAGATTCCACAAAAACCTTGTACAGACCGGCGGTAATCGTCTGCTGGATCTGCCGGATATTTTCCTTGCCGATCTGCTTTCCCAGCATCTTTCGGCTGTGATCGATACGCTTTTGCAACCGGCCGATTTCGGCGCGGGTCTGACGGATGCGGCGCAGGGTTTCCCCGGCCCGCGTGCTGAACAAGCCGTTGACCTTGATGGGCGCCTCAAAGAATCGCAGGGCACGGGCACGCGGCAGCATGAGCCGCAGCACGGTTTCCAGATCAGGCGTATCGTTGCGGTGGCGGAAACTATGACTCAGCGTAAAGGGGCTGACGCCATGCAGTTCCCCCAGCAGACCGTCTATCCGGCGCAGCAGGTCAGTCCTTTCCGCCCCGGGAGCATCCGGCGGCAGCGCAGACAGATCCTTGTGCAGATTTTCGATGGCCAGCACGGTCTTGCAAACAGCCATTCTGCCGGCGCGCCGGTGCGGCCAGCTGGGTTGCAGCAGGCTCCTGTCCAGCTCCCTCTCCCTGACACGTTTTTCATGGCGGGTCATGGTGGCGCGCAACCGGACAATTTCGCCGGTACTGCGGGCAAGTGCCCGCATGGTGCCCGCGTGATCTTCAAAGCGTTGCAGATCGCTCAGAAATGCGCGCCGTTTCTGCGCCTTTTCCGTCACCGCCCGCCGGGCATCGTCGGGAGATTCACCGCCAAGCATGTTGGCATACAGGGCGCCTGTCTTTCTGACCATGGCCGCGTCAATGGCAGCGCCATCCAGCGTCATGCCCGTGCCGCCCTGGACAAAGCGATCCTCGGGGCGGATGAGACCGGTAAGGTTGACGATATGATGATCCAGCGCCAGACGGGCCAGATATTCGGGAGAACTTTCGTACAGGCTGTGTTCCCGCCGGGCGGCTCCCGATGTGCCAGTCAGCCTGGCACGCTTGAGGACCAGGCGTCCCGCAGCAAGAAGTTCCGTCTCTCCCCGAAAGCCCCGTACAAAGTGGTCGCAGGCGCGCTGCAACTCGCGCCGGCAGTAGGCGCCGTACTTCGGATCCTCAAGGTTTCGGCCCAGTTCTTCGGCATAATCTACGGTACGTGTGTCCAGGCCCAGGGCCTGACACCAGGCCCTGACATCGCCCGGATGCACGGCCTCCGCTCCCGTCAGGGGCAGCAGACCGGCATTGACCGCCCGTCTCTGCAACAGGGCCACATGCGCGATATGATAATTGAAGTCCGGGATATCCACCTTTCTGGTCAGACTGCCCACAATGTCCGGTGTGAGCAGAAAGGAACGTGCCGAGGCCGTGGCCATGCCGTGGAGCGTTCGTTCCAGGGCCGCTGCGCGGCTCTTGCCGGACGCCTCTTCGCCAACAAGCAGAAGGCTCAGCAGGTGCCGGCTGGCCACCGTGCACTGATGCTGCAACTCCACTTCCCGCTCGTGCCCGGGTACCAGCAGTTTTTTCAGTTCCAGCGCCGTGTCGGCGTATTCTGGATAGGCCCCCTGAAAAACCATGTCCACATAGCGCAGGACCTCGGCACGGCTGGCCCTGTCGGCCAGGCCCGTCTGCTGCTGTATCTCGGTGGCGCCGGCGGCAAGCACGCGGACAAGCGTATCCCGGTGGCCCTGCGCGCCCGCCCAGACCAGACCCTGCTGCACCAGCTCCAGAATGACCTCGGGGCGCTGTCCGGCATGCAGGGACAATCGGGCCAGATCACGCAGCGTGTCATGCGTTAGCGGCGGCTGCGCCGTCTGGAAGCGCTCGAGCAGGATGGCCGCCGTTTCCACCAGCGAATCTTCCAGCACGGCAAGATCGTCCCCCACCACGCCGATGCCCAGCTCCAGACCTTCGGCAGCCTCCTGCAGGGCCTGCGGATCGCCCGCCGCCATCTGCTCCATGAGCTGCGTCTGCTCCCTGCCGTTGCGCCAGATAAGAGAGAGATCAGCCAGCGTATCCATACTCCTGGCCTTGCCGATGCCTTCGGCGTGCCGCAGGGCATCAAGGTCCCCCAGCCGCTCGTCAAGATGCGTGCGGCTCTCGATGGCATTGGTCAGCTGAATCCGGCTTTCCATGAGGCGCGCCTTGAGCATGGCGGTATACGATACTTCCTGCGCTTCCCCGGCAGGCGCCGCATCGAGCAGGTCGGCCAGCCTGGCCTCATGGCTGCGCAGCTGCTCCATGGTCATGTTCTGCCCACGCAACAGGCCGGGTTTGAAATCGCGCAGCATGGCAAACAGTTCTTCGGGCACCTCCAGCTCGCGCATGCGCTCCTCAAGCGGCATATCGGCGGATTCGTCCACCTCGGCATCCCCCTGCGCTGCCGCAACGGATGTCGTATCTTCAGCCTTTGCCGCGGCGGAAGGCGCCTCCGGCTCGAGCGCCTCCTGTGCGGTGACGGTTCCGGCCGTGTCTGCGGCGGACAGACCTGATGCAGGGGCGACAGTTTCCCCCTGGGCAGCCGCCGGAGCGAAAACGGGGGCATCCGCCAGCCCCTCGCTCTCTTGTGTCTGCCATCTGTCAGGCCCTTCTGCCGGGGCAGCCCTGACGGCCTTGGCGGATGGTTCGTCGGCCAAGGCCTCGCCACATGCACTCATGCGAATTTCAGGAACATGGTTGAAGACCGGCGGCACGAACTGCCCGACCTGCTGCCGTGGCAGCGCAGACGCTGCCGGCTCCAGCTTCGCCATGCCGTCGTCATGTACCGTGGCGGCGTCGGCATCACGTCGGGCGCGGGTTTCCGATGTTTCTGCATTGCGCTGATGCAGCGTCGCTTCAGGAAGGTCCCGCTCCGGCACAATGGCCATTTCCTTTGCCACATCAAGCGCATCCTGCAGAAGGGGCGGCGCGTCACGCAAGACCTTTCCGGCAACGGAAATGTCAGGCTGTTCCTGAGACAACGCCCCCACGCCATGTCCCGGAACGGGTATGGTCGTGTCTACTCGGGAAATATCCCTGCTCATATCTGCTCCCTTCCGCCGTTTGCAACCACCCTTCGAGCGCTAAAAACAATATGACTATCCACCCTGTGCGCAGCCGTGGTACCGCATCCTGTATACACCAGGAGGGGCGTTGCCGCCAATAATACAGGGGGGAAAATGCCCATGAGAGGATACCGGCATATTTTTTACTGAAAAATGCACTAAGTTCTTTGCATAAAATGTGCCGATATTTGCGATGTGCTGACAAACGATAGGAACGTATGGAGACTTTTCTTGTTCCATCCTGCATTTTGATGAACGCAGCGCGCATAAAAAAAGTCCTTTCAGGCAATTATATACCCAAAAGGACTTCTACAATTTCTGGCGGAGAGGGTGGGATTCGAACCCACGTACCGGCTATTAACCGATAACTCGATTTCGAGTCGAGCGCGTTACGGCCAACTTCGCTACCTCTCCCACCGGAGTATCGACGTTTCGTCGAAGGCCGAAATCAAGAAATAGTCTGTTTCGGGCCAAAAGGCAAGTCTTTGAAAACGGACATCCGCCACGGCGGCACGCAGCGCCAGGCCGGCAGCACCGCTATGCATCAGGGCAAAGGGCATCCGCGCCAGACACCGTGCGGTCATCCCGCCAGTGCCGGACCACTTCCTCGCGGCGCAGGCGCAGCAGGTCCTCCACGGCCTGCGGCATGAGATAGTCCACATTGCGCCCGGCCAGCCAGCGCTGCCGGATGCGCGAGGCACTCACGGCCAGCCACGGCAGGGGCAGATAATGGGCCAGCCCGCCGCCCGGCAGGGCCATGCAGTGACTGCCGGGCAGCACGGGGGCATGTTCCTCTGCTGCCGGCCACAGGCGCCGCGCCGCCTCCACAAAAAAGCCGTGGTCCCGTTCGCCGCGGGGCACCACCACAAAATGACACAGCCGGGGCAGTTCCAGTCCGCGATGCCAGGTATGCAGCAGGGCAAAATCCGGCGTGCCCAGCACAAAATACAGCGGCCGCTCCGGCTCTCTGGCCCGAAAAACGGACAGCGTGTCCCAGGTATAGGAAAGGCCCTGACGCTGCCCCTCCTCCGTATTCAGCATGATGCCGGGCAGACCGCGGATGGCCGCCCGCACCATGTCTGCCCGCAGGGCAAAGGGCAGCAGGCCGCGCGCGGACTTGTGCGGCGGATTGGCACAGGGCATGAGTTCCAGCCTGTCCACCAGCGGCCCCAGGGCTTCGCGCACCTCAATGGCCAGACGCAGGTGTCCCACATGTGGCGGATTGAAACTGCCGCCCAGGATGGCCCGCCCCAGCAGCGGGCCTGCAACAGCGCAGGGCATCTACTGGCGGACCTGCCCCTGCCCCAGCACCATGAACTTGGTGGTGGTCAGTTCCTGCACGCCCATGGGGCCATAGGCATGGAGCTTGGACGTGGAAATGCCGATTTCCGCCCCAAGGCCCAGCTGCCCGCCATCATTGAAGCGTGTGGACACATTGATGCCCACCATGGAGGCATCGGCCTCGCGCACAAAGCGCATGGCCCGGGCATGGTCATTGGTGCAGATCACTTCCGTATGGTGCGAGCCGTAGCGGGCAATATGCTCCAGGGCGGCATCCAGGTCATCCACCACGCGCACGGCCAGGATGAGATCATGAAATTCCTGCCCCAGATCGTCGGGCTGCTGCGGTACGGCCGTGGGACCCAGCAGGGGCAGCGACACCGGACAGGCACGAAACTCCACGCCGGCCGCGCCTAGACGGGCCGCCACCCGCGGCAGGAAGGCCCCAGCCACGTCCCGGTGCACCAGCAGGCATTCCAGCGCATTGCACACGCCGGGGCGCTGCACCTTGGCATTGAAGGCAATGTTCTCGGCCGCCTCCAGATCAGCGGACTGATCCACAAAAAGATGGCACACGCCCTTGAAATGCTTGAGCACCGGCATGGTGGCCGCCTCGGTGACGGTGCGGACCAGACTTTCCCCGCCGCGCGGGATGATGACATCAATATACTGATCCAGTTTGCACAGGGCCGTGACGGCGGCATGGTCCGTGCTGGTGACCAGCTGGGCGGCATGGGCCGGCAGGCCCGCGGCGGCCAGGGCTTCCTGCAACAGGCCCGCCAGGGCCGTATTGGAATGCAGGGCCTCGCTGCCCCCGCGCAGAATGACGGCATTGCCCGCCTTGAGGCAGAGAATGGCCGCGTCAATGGTCACATTGGGCCGGGCCTCGTAAATCATGGCAATGACGCCCAGGGGCACGCGCATGCGCCCCACCAGCAGGCCGTTGGGGCGCTGCCACTGGCTGTCCAGTGCTCCGATGGGATCGGGCAGGCCGGCCACATGACGGCAGGCTCCGGCCATGTCGGCCAGAATGGCCGGTGTAAGGGTCAGGCGGTCCATGCGGGGAGCATCCAGCCCTTTCCGCCGGGCAGCCTCCAGGTCACGGGCATTGGCTGCCATGAGCGCATCGGCCCGGGTTTCCAGCAGGGAGGCAAGCGTTTCCAGTGCCGCAACCTTGGCCGCCGGAGCGGCGCTGCCCAGCACCCTGGCCGCACGCTGCGCCCTGGCGCCGATACCGGCCATGTCTTCTGCAAGGGTCATGGGAACTCCTTTTCCTGATGACGAATTATGCAATTATACCGTCAGCCGCCACCAAGGGCAAGCCGTGCGCGGAACGGGAATTATTTTGACAGCTCCGTCCTTGTGACCTATTCTCAATGCCTTGCCGTTTGGAGAAAAGCCCTGCGGCAGGCCCATTTCGTCACCCAAGGAGCCACGTGATGATCCCCAATTCCCAGCCCAGTTCCCAGCCGTCCCCTGCCCTGCTCAACGACCTGCGCTCCGAAGTGAGCGCGGAGACGGCCCCGCTCCTCCAGTTCATCCTGCGCCATGCGGGGGCCATCACTGCCGTGGTGGTGCTGCTGCTGGCGGCCATCATCGGTGCCGGCATCTGGAACTGGCATACGGAATCCGCCAGCGAGGACGCCCGCAACGAGCTGACCCGCATTGTCCTCACCAAGAAGGGCGCAGAGCGCACGCAGGCCCTGGCCGCCCTGGCCAAGGATGCCCCGGAACAGAGCCGCTATGCCATTCTTGTGGAACAGGCCCGCAGCGCCGCCGAAGATGGCGACTGGGCACAGGCCGCCCGCGCCTATGGCGAGGCCGCCCGGCTGGACAGTGAAGGCGCCCTGGGGCTTGCGGCCCTGCTGGCCCAGTGCGGCGCCCTCATGCAGACAGGCACGGCCGAGGCCGCCAGCGAGGCGCTGGCTGTTCTGCAAACGCTGGGCAGCCGGGTGGATCCTTCCGCGGCGCCGGCCATCCTGCGCATGGTGGCCGAAGCGGCCCTGGCGGCCGGCCAGAATGACGTGGCGGCCACGGCCTTTGGCAAGCTGGCCCAGAGCGGCGACGAGGAAGACCGGCCCTATTACGCCTACCGCGCCGCCAGCCTGGGTGCCGCCCCCGCCGCGGCGGATGCCCAGACCAGCAAATAGCCCCTGAACATTTCACCGTCCGGCCTGATGCCGGACGGTTTCTGCCTGCAAGACAGGCATGCGAGGAGATCCCATGAGCAAACATCCCCTGCTGGACGGCGGCCGTGGCGAACGCCACCTGCTGCTGGGAAACGAGGCCATCGTGCGCGGCGCTCTGGAAGCCGGTGTGCACATGGTCACCTGTTATCCCGGCACGCCGTCTTCCGAAGTTCCGGACACCTTCCGCCGTCTGGGCGGAAAGGATCGCTACAAACTGGAATATGCCGTCAACGAGAAAGTGGCCTTTGAAGTGGCCGCCGGCGGTGCGCTGGCCGGGGCCATGTGCCTTGTGACCATGAAGCACGTGGGCCTTAATGTGGCGGCCGACCCCCTGTTCACCTCGGCCTATACGGGACTGCCGGGCGGCCTGGTCATTCTCAGTGCCGATGACCCCGGCTGCCATTCCAGCCAGAACGAACAGGACAACCGCTCCTATGCTCGCGCGGCCATGCTGCCCTGCTTTGAACCGGCCTCGGCCCAGGAAGCCCACGACATGACCCGCGAGGCCTTCCGCCTGGCCCGTGAGCTGCAACAGCCGGTGCTCATGCGCA encodes:
- the nadD gene encoding nicotinate (nicotinamide) nucleotide adenylyltransferase codes for the protein MPCAVAGPLLGRAILGGSFNPPHVGHLRLAIEVREALGPLVDRLELMPCANPPHKSARGLLPFALRADMVRAAIRGLPGIMLNTEEGQRQGLSYTWDTLSVFRAREPERPLYFVLGTPDFALLHTWHRGLELPRLCHFVVVPRGERDHGFFVEAARRLWPAAEEHAPVLPGSHCMALPGGGLAHYLPLPWLAVSASRIRQRWLAGRNVDYLMPQAVEDLLRLRREEVVRHWRDDRTVSGADALCPDA
- a CDS encoding glutamate-5-semialdehyde dehydrogenase translates to MTLAEDMAGIGARAQRAARVLGSAAPAAKVAALETLASLLETRADALMAANARDLEAARRKGLDAPRMDRLTLTPAILADMAGACRHVAGLPDPIGALDSQWQRPNGLLVGRMRVPLGVIAMIYEARPNVTIDAAILCLKAGNAVILRGGSEALHSNTALAGLLQEALAAAGLPAHAAQLVTSTDHAAVTALCKLDQYIDVIIPRGGESLVRTVTEAATMPVLKHFKGVCHLFVDQSADLEAAENIAFNAKVQRPGVCNALECLLVHRDVAGAFLPRVAARLGAAGVEFRACPVSLPLLGPTAVPQQPDDLGQEFHDLILAVRVVDDLDAALEHIARYGSHHTEVICTNDHARAMRFVREADASMVGINVSTRFNDGGQLGLGAEIGISTSKLHAYGPMGVQELTTTKFMVLGQGQVRQ